Within the Natranaeroarchaeum sulfidigenes genome, the region ACGTCTCGATCAACCACGTCGTTATCGGCCATCGCTCGAAGTCATGGCTGGGGAAGTTCACCGAGGGACATACCGCGCTCGTGGTCGCTGATGGCGTCGAGGTGCCGGTGACAGTCGTGCCCGAGGATCTGGATCGCTCGGTGTTGTAAGATCACCGTGCTCCGTCGATCTCTCCAGCCGCAGACAGGAGTTCCTCGTGCGCGTTGCCGTTCGATGCGACGACCCCGCGACTTCGTGGAGTCCACGGTTCGCCATCGAGATCGGTAACCAGACCGCCAGCCCACTCGATCATTGCGACGCCCGCGACGGTGTCCCAGGCGTTTGTCTCGACGTTCGTAATCACGCCCTCGATCGATCCGGCGGCGACCAAAGAGAGTGCTGCCTGCGCGCAGCCGACCCGTCTGAGATCCCCGAACCGGCGGACGATCGCGTCCGTCGCGGCCGCGTACTCGTCGCGCCGATCGCGCGGCCACCAGATCGTCGGGACGACCTGAAACGTCTCCGGGTCGGTCCGGTCGCTGACCGACACCGGTTCGCCGTTCCGCCGGACTCCTGCGGGCGTCCCGACGTACGTGTCACCCATCGCGGGCATGTCGTTGACCGCAGCGACCGGCTCGCCGTCAACGAGACAGGCGACACTCGTTGCCCACCGCCGGTTCTCCCGGACGAAGTTGTTCGTCCCGTCGATCGGATCGATGATCCAGACCGTCCCCGCGTCCGGCAACGTGCCGGTCGCGCTCTCCTCGCCGTAGATCGTGGCGTCGGGCATGGCCTCCCGGATCCGCGCCTCGACGGCGGCTTCCGCGTTTCGATCGGCCTCGGTGACCAGGTCGGTCTTGCCGGATTTTACCTCGACGTCGAGCGATCCTCTGAACGCTTCCGCAGCGACAGCGCTTCCCGCCGCCGCGCTCTCGCGGGTGATCTCGACCA harbors:
- a CDS encoding inositol monophosphatase family protein, which gives rise to MDRTPNDEIIDRERLVEITRESAAAGSAVAAEAFRGSLDVEVKSGKTDLVTEADRNAEAAVEARIREAMPDATIYGEESATGTLPDAGTVWIIDPIDGTNNFVRENRRWATSVACLVDGEPVAAVNDMPAMGDTYVGTPAGVRRNGEPVSVSDRTDPETFQVVPTIWWPRDRRDEYAAATDAIVRRFGDLRRVGCAQAALSLVAAGSIEGVITNVETNAWDTVAGVAMIEWAGGLVTDLDGEPWTPRSRGVVASNGNAHEELLSAAGEIDGAR